The following proteins come from a genomic window of Pseudomonas sp. WJP1:
- a CDS encoding efflux transporter outer membrane subunit — MKSSHLFPTKISALAALVLLSACTVGPDFKTPPASPSQHYDQQAEQRLGQGGSQRIALGSKVRGQWWSAFGSPKLDQLVRRAIDGNLELVAADATIRQAAQSVAAAQGALYPQVDFGATAGRQRLHNAKEPSVTNFYAIGPRVGFDLDVFGGNKRLVEQEQAFTDLQKHRYEAAYLTLTGEVASQALLVASANAQMQAVDTLLANDARNLELVRTAHASGTTTQIDVSLAETRLAQDRTLLPPLAQQRDAARHALSILTGKGPADWIAPDFHLDEFALPSNVPVALPSEMAHDRPDVRQAEAELHIASAAVGVATANLYPRVTLSASLAQAASGNGGAALWGFAAGIAGPIFNGGTLKAERQAAVEGYNATLAGYQQTVISSFGQVADTLQAINHDAQEFRAQEDALQAADTSLRLNRQAYAQGENSILQVLEAERAYQQALLGQIRVKTAQYLDTVQLFVALGGNSVGVFEQRVASAQAPQRSYQ, encoded by the coding sequence ATGAAATCCAGTCATCTGTTCCCAACGAAAATCTCGGCACTGGCGGCGCTGGTCTTGCTCTCTGCCTGCACCGTCGGCCCTGACTTCAAGACCCCGCCGGCGAGCCCGTCGCAACACTACGATCAACAGGCCGAGCAGCGTTTGGGCCAGGGTGGTTCGCAGCGCATTGCCCTGGGCAGCAAAGTCCGTGGCCAATGGTGGTCCGCCTTTGGCTCGCCCAAGCTCGATCAGCTGGTACGCCGCGCCATCGACGGCAACCTGGAGCTGGTCGCTGCCGACGCCACGATCCGCCAGGCGGCGCAATCGGTGGCCGCGGCGCAAGGTGCGCTGTACCCACAGGTCGACTTCGGCGCAACAGCGGGTCGCCAACGGCTGCACAACGCCAAGGAGCCGTCGGTCACCAATTTCTATGCGATCGGGCCCCGGGTCGGTTTCGACCTCGATGTCTTCGGTGGCAACAAGCGGCTGGTCGAGCAGGAGCAAGCCTTTACCGACCTGCAAAAGCATCGTTATGAAGCGGCGTACCTGACCCTGACCGGCGAGGTCGCCAGCCAGGCGTTGCTGGTGGCCTCTGCCAATGCGCAGATGCAGGCCGTGGACACCTTGCTGGCCAACGACGCCCGGAACCTCGAACTGGTGCGCACCGCCCATGCCAGCGGTACCACCACGCAGATCGATGTTTCGCTGGCCGAAACCCGGCTTGCCCAGGACCGCACGCTGCTGCCACCCCTGGCTCAGCAACGGGATGCGGCACGCCATGCGCTGTCGATCCTGACGGGTAAAGGCCCGGCTGACTGGATTGCGCCGGACTTTCACCTCGACGAATTTGCCTTGCCGTCGAACGTGCCGGTCGCCCTGCCCTCGGAAATGGCCCACGACCGTCCGGACGTGCGCCAGGCCGAGGCCGAGCTGCACATCGCCAGCGCCGCCGTCGGCGTGGCGACCGCCAATCTCTATCCACGGGTGACCTTGTCCGCCTCCCTGGCCCAGGCCGCATCAGGCAATGGCGGCGCGGCCCTCTGGGGCTTCGCGGCGGGCATCGCCGGGCCGATCTTCAACGGCGGAACCCTCAAGGCCGAACGCCAGGCCGCCGTGGAGGGTTACAACGCGACGCTCGCCGGCTACCAGCAGACCGTCATCAGCTCGTTCGGCCAGGTCGCGGACACGCTGCAAGCGATCAACCATGACGCCCAGGAATTTCGCGCCCAGGAGGATGCACTGCAAGCCGCCGACACCAGCTTGCGCCTGAACCGGCAAGCCTACGCCCAGGGGGAGAACAGCATCCTCCAGGTGCTCGAAGCCGAGCGAGCCTACCAACAGGCGCTGCTGGGCCAGATCCGGGTCAAGACCGCGCAATACCTCGACACCGTGCAGCTGTTTGTCGCCCTCGGCGGCAACTCTGTCGGCGTGTTCGAGCAACGGGTTGCCAGTGCCCAGGCGCCACAACGTTCGTATCAGTAG
- the mug gene encoding G/U mismatch-specific DNA glycosylase, translated as MGEGLDDILAPQLDVVFCGINPGLTAATQGHHFAGRGNRFWRTLHLAGFTSLQLQPEQDRMILHYGCGLTAVVQRPTARADQLSADEFAAAAAAFEQKIAGFAPRFVAFLGKAAYCALSAQRDVAWGPQPKTFGDAAVWVLPNPSGRNRAFTLEQLVDAYRQLYVTAGARLF; from the coding sequence GTGGGTGAGGGGCTCGACGATATCCTGGCGCCACAACTGGACGTGGTTTTTTGTGGCATCAACCCAGGTTTGACGGCCGCGACCCAGGGTCATCATTTTGCCGGTCGGGGCAATCGTTTCTGGCGCACATTGCACCTCGCCGGTTTTACGTCACTACAACTGCAGCCGGAGCAGGACCGGATGATTCTGCACTATGGCTGTGGTTTGACGGCAGTGGTCCAGCGGCCGACGGCACGTGCCGATCAATTGTCGGCAGACGAATTTGCCGCGGCCGCGGCGGCTTTCGAACAGAAGATCGCCGGTTTTGCGCCACGCTTCGTGGCGTTTCTCGGCAAGGCTGCGTACTGCGCCTTGTCCGCCCAGCGCGACGTTGCCTGGGGGCCGCAGCCGAAAACCTTCGGCGATGCCGCGGTCTGGGTGCTTCCCAACCCCAGCGGGCGAAATCGCGCCTTTACCCTTGAACAACTGGTGGATGCGTACCGCCAGCTGTATGTGACGGCAGGCGCGCGCCTGTTTTAG
- a CDS encoding HlyD family secretion protein: protein MTQAIDITASQAHEAQSPIKKTLKEKLRPWLMVGLPALFAAVGYAHYVAGEPFVTTDNAYARVAKASVNARISGQVVDIAVADNQKVSKGQVLFRLDPKPLQIAIDRAQAQLSVARLRIDGLKASYRQQQAELQSAKESADFDQKEFARKKALVATEFVSRALYERAETDLKIARQRIASIDQQIASTVVALNGNPNIEADTHPSVREAKAQLDEAQLYLSYATVHAPADGIVAKVDDLQVGNYLNSGAPAFALISDHEIWVEANFRETQVTHMRAGQEASISIDTYPGRVFKAHITSMSPGAGSDFALLPPENATGNWVKVVQRVPVRLELDDADPALPLFSGTSATVKVDTGHRTPWWYPLKSLLTAGNF from the coding sequence ATGACTCAAGCAATCGACATCACGGCTTCGCAGGCCCATGAGGCCCAATCACCGATCAAAAAAACCCTCAAGGAGAAGCTGCGGCCCTGGCTCATGGTGGGCCTGCCTGCCCTCTTCGCCGCCGTTGGCTATGCGCACTACGTGGCGGGCGAACCCTTCGTCACCACCGATAACGCCTACGCCCGAGTGGCCAAGGCTTCGGTCAACGCACGGATTTCCGGGCAGGTCGTGGACATCGCCGTCGCGGACAATCAAAAGGTCAGCAAGGGCCAGGTGCTGTTTCGCCTCGACCCCAAGCCATTGCAGATCGCGATCGATCGTGCGCAAGCGCAACTGAGTGTCGCGCGGCTGCGCATCGATGGGCTCAAGGCCAGCTACCGTCAGCAGCAGGCTGAACTGCAATCGGCCAAAGAGTCGGCGGACTTCGACCAGAAGGAATTTGCCCGCAAGAAAGCGCTGGTCGCGACCGAGTTCGTCTCCCGGGCTCTTTATGAGCGCGCGGAAACCGACCTGAAGATTGCACGGCAACGCATCGCCTCGATCGATCAACAGATCGCCAGCACCGTCGTCGCCTTGAATGGCAACCCCAACATCGAGGCCGACACTCACCCCTCGGTGCGTGAAGCCAAGGCGCAGCTCGATGAAGCGCAGCTGTACCTTTCCTACGCCACGGTGCATGCGCCAGCCGACGGCATTGTCGCCAAGGTCGATGACCTGCAGGTGGGCAACTATCTCAACAGCGGCGCGCCAGCCTTTGCGTTGATCAGCGACCATGAGATCTGGGTCGAGGCCAACTTCCGGGAAACCCAGGTCACGCACATGCGTGCGGGCCAGGAAGCGAGCATCAGCATCGACACCTACCCGGGGCGCGTGTTCAAGGCCCACATAACCAGCATGAGCCCCGGCGCCGGGTCGGACTTTGCCCTGCTGCCGCCGGAAAACGCCACCGGCAACTGGGTCAAGGTGGTCCAGCGGGTACCGGTTCGCCTCGAACTGGATGACGCGGACCCTGCCCTGCCGCTGTTTTCCGGCACCAGCGCCACGGTCAAGGTCGATACCGGGCATCGCACGCCATGGTGGTACCCGCTCAAGTCGCTGTTGACCGCAGGTAACTTCTGA
- a CDS encoding LysR family transcriptional regulator, producing the protein MDVFQGMRFFMAVAQSGSFTAAAHLLDTTTTNVSKAVTSLEARLQTRLINRTTRRLALTEAGTRYLQRCEKILDELREAEEEAGTAQVTPVGRLKIHAMSAIGNHYVIDAIASYRETHPSVLFDLVLTNRLPDLLEEGYDMSIVLARDLPDSGFVAQRLGITYSILCASPTYLKQRGVPDTPGSLGSHDCLRLVNTVMPVEHWVFEGPAGVETVNTPVSPFHVNTADAMTVAITQGMGIGIQPIASAVAGLKAGTLVRVLPQYHFEELNLFAIYPSRKFVDAKIKTWVEFLKDYLPGLLATDDKIARSSKYAERA; encoded by the coding sequence ATGGATGTTTTCCAGGGCATGCGGTTTTTCATGGCGGTCGCCCAGAGCGGCAGCTTTACCGCAGCGGCACATTTGCTGGACACCACCACGACCAACGTTTCCAAGGCGGTCACGAGTCTGGAGGCCCGGTTGCAGACCCGCCTGATCAACCGCACGACCCGGCGCCTGGCCTTGACCGAGGCCGGCACACGTTACTTGCAGCGCTGCGAGAAGATCCTGGATGAACTGCGAGAAGCGGAAGAGGAAGCAGGCACCGCACAGGTCACCCCCGTGGGCCGCCTGAAGATTCATGCAATGTCGGCCATCGGCAACCACTACGTGATCGACGCCATTGCCAGTTACCGCGAGACACACCCCTCGGTCCTGTTCGATCTGGTTTTGACCAATCGGCTGCCCGATCTGCTGGAGGAAGGTTACGACATGTCGATCGTATTGGCGCGCGACCTGCCCGACTCAGGTTTTGTCGCCCAGCGGCTGGGCATCACCTACAGCATTCTCTGCGCCTCGCCAACTTATCTGAAGCAACGCGGAGTACCCGACACGCCGGGTTCGCTGGGTTCACATGATTGCCTGAGACTCGTCAACACGGTCATGCCAGTGGAGCACTGGGTGTTCGAAGGCCCCGCAGGCGTGGAGACCGTCAACACGCCGGTGTCGCCGTTTCACGTCAACACCGCCGATGCCATGACCGTCGCCATCACCCAGGGCATGGGGATCGGCATCCAGCCGATTGCGTCCGCCGTGGCCGGCCTCAAGGCCGGCACCCTGGTGCGGGTGCTGCCGCAGTACCATTTTGAAGAGTTGAACCTGTTTGCCATCTACCCTTCACGAAAATTCGTCGATGCAAAAATAAAAACCTGGGTGGAGTTTCTCAAGGACTACCTGCCCGGGTTGCTGGCTACCGATGACAAAATTGCACGCTCGTCAAAATACGCCGAAAGAGCCTGA
- a CDS encoding DUF2790 domain-containing protein produces MKRIAIFLALSCIGIQAFAEESHAKISANKPPIETYTYGSKLDIKKVISVTDVAPECGPVSAQMTYEDSQGQRHVMQYQVMGTGCSNG; encoded by the coding sequence ATGAAAAGAATCGCAATTTTCCTTGCGCTCAGTTGCATTGGCATCCAGGCCTTTGCCGAAGAAAGCCATGCCAAAATCTCGGCCAACAAGCCACCGATCGAGACCTACACCTACGGTTCGAAGCTGGACATCAAGAAGGTCATTTCAGTGACCGATGTCGCGCCAGAGTGTGGTCCGGTTTCGGCGCAGATGACCTACGAAGATTCCCAAGGCCAGCGCCATGTCATGCAGTATCAGGTCATGGGCACTGGGTGCTCGAACGGTTGA
- a CDS encoding MFS transporter: protein MITLTRTFGALYLASLLMQLGSTLLMTYLALRLNALGASETAGGALMAANALGMVLGGWVGRSLIAQVGHIRTYAACAATIAAAVLAHEFSTSLAFWLILRALVGLAMMCQLMVLESWLNDQARTEQRGGVLALYMVASYVGMMLGQLALSLDEGLGIRALLAVAMVFALCSVPVALTRSAHPMAVPATSIDLRLFLRRIPQALGTILVSGMLNGSFYGLASIYASKQGLGTAQIGQLLALTIGAGLLAQLPLGWLSDRLPRASLIRAVAVLLVLISLPLGFTQTPSFLTLLWFGAGIGFLQFCLYPLGVALANDNMEPSLRVSLSGMLLITFGVGACIGPLIAGALMEGFGTSSFYFFLAGSAALLALLVGQAQVTRLSEQGACESTL, encoded by the coding sequence GTGATAACACTGACAAGAACCTTCGGCGCCCTCTACCTGGCCAGCTTGTTGATGCAATTGGGATCGACCTTGCTGATGACCTACCTGGCGCTGCGCCTCAATGCCTTGGGCGCGAGCGAAACGGCGGGTGGCGCGTTGATGGCCGCCAATGCCCTGGGGATGGTGCTGGGTGGCTGGGTGGGGCGCAGCCTGATCGCGCAGGTCGGTCACATTCGCACCTACGCGGCCTGCGCCGCAACGATTGCGGCGGCGGTCCTGGCTCATGAGTTCAGCACGTCCCTGGCTTTCTGGCTGATACTGCGGGCGCTGGTGGGGCTGGCCATGATGTGCCAATTGATGGTGCTGGAAAGCTGGCTCAATGACCAGGCCCGAACCGAGCAGCGCGGCGGTGTCCTGGCGCTGTACATGGTCGCCAGCTACGTCGGCATGATGCTCGGCCAATTGGCCTTGAGTCTCGACGAGGGGCTGGGCATCCGTGCACTGCTGGCGGTGGCCATGGTGTTCGCCCTGTGTTCGGTGCCGGTGGCGCTGACCCGCAGCGCGCACCCCATGGCGGTGCCCGCGACCTCGATCGACCTGCGCTTGTTCCTGCGGCGCATTCCGCAGGCATTGGGGACGATCCTGGTGTCCGGCATGCTCAACGGCAGCTTCTACGGCCTGGCGTCGATCTATGCGAGCAAGCAGGGATTGGGCACCGCGCAGATCGGCCAGCTCCTGGCACTGACAATCGGTGCCGGGCTATTGGCCCAGTTACCGTTGGGCTGGCTGTCGGACCGGCTACCCCGTGCGAGCCTGATCCGCGCGGTGGCGGTATTGCTGGTACTCATCAGCCTGCCGCTGGGGTTCACCCAAACGCCTTCGTTCCTGACCTTGCTGTGGTTCGGTGCGGGCATCGGTTTTCTGCAGTTCTGCCTGTACCCGCTGGGCGTGGCGCTGGCCAATGACAACATGGAGCCGTCATTGCGTGTTTCGCTCTCGGGCATGCTGTTGATCACCTTTGGGGTCGGCGCCTGTATCGGGCCACTCATTGCCGGAGCGCTGATGGAGGGCTTCGGCACCTCGAGTTTTTATTTCTTCCTGGCGGGCAGCGCAGCGTTGCTGGCCCTGTTGGTAGGGCAGGCGCAAGTTACGCGCTTGAGCGAACAAGGGGCCTGCGAAAGCACCCTGTAG
- a CDS encoding TetR/AcrR family transcriptional regulator has protein sequence MAQNKVTEGKGRGRPRAYDPQTALQQALGVFWSTGYSGASLDSIATAAGMNRPSLYAAFGDKHSLYIKALEQYWEFAAADMQAALSDSQLTLRQALMRFYEGQLSIYFSGDGQPRGCFAIGTATTEAVEDPQIREVLGDRLSRLDAELEARLRTAIASGELKDDVDAGALAVLASSLLHSISIRARAGKSRAELTALVHNAVGVICGG, from the coding sequence ATGGCACAAAATAAAGTGACAGAGGGCAAAGGCCGCGGCCGGCCCCGTGCGTATGACCCGCAAACGGCGTTGCAACAAGCGCTCGGTGTGTTCTGGAGTACCGGCTATTCCGGCGCCTCCCTGGACAGCATCGCCACGGCGGCCGGGATGAATCGCCCCAGCCTCTATGCGGCCTTCGGTGACAAACATTCCCTGTACATCAAGGCGCTTGAGCAGTACTGGGAGTTCGCCGCCGCCGACATGCAGGCCGCGCTGAGCGACAGCCAACTGACGTTGCGCCAGGCGCTGATGCGCTTCTACGAGGGGCAGTTGTCGATCTACTTCTCGGGCGACGGCCAGCCACGCGGTTGTTTCGCCATCGGTACGGCGACCACTGAGGCCGTCGAGGATCCGCAGATCCGCGAGGTGCTGGGCGATCGCCTGAGCAGGCTGGATGCAGAACTGGAGGCGCGCCTGCGCACCGCCATTGCCTCCGGCGAGTTGAAGGACGATGTCGATGCAGGGGCGCTCGCCGTTCTCGCCTCATCGCTGCTGCACAGCATTTCGATCCGTGCGCGGGCCGGCAAGTCCCGTGCAGAGTTGACGGCGCTCGTGCACAACGCGGTCGGTGTGATCTGCGGTGGGTGA
- a CDS encoding MDR family MFS transporter — MNAHAQTSPEGGGARSLRLAVLLATYMQSANLPLPNAVLRLIQGSLSMTDDQAGWIFTAYLAASAITLPIAQWLAGRFGLKLVYQAALAFFVLGLLLATVATTPLQFIGARIIQGLASGVLAPLSMAIAMETLAPEKRMKFGATWTVIVLLGIVSGPSIGGWIAEHFDWRPIFYISLPLSAYIFLVVALLLAEKKADKAPSFDFFGFGSFTLGLISLQMLLDRGERLDWFDSAEIWIEALACGLGLYWFMVHRLTRKAHFLNKRLFHDRNFVLSTVIFFAVGFVLLSTMALTSPMLDEILGYPPDTTGALTIPRGLGLVGAFVLMGRLPERFDRRLLVAAGVALVIYANALMLDFSPLMDWSPVAVAGAIQGIGIGMLMPALTKVAFSTLDPALRAEGTGLFNLSRVYGSTLGVAIVQIFFFNNTQAMHLALVSNVTPYRAAAHFGTASIPLPALEGLNHMITHQAAFIAVVDQFKILLVAMLVVSPLVVFLRKPKPAN; from the coding sequence ATGAACGCCCATGCACAGACATCTCCAGAGGGAGGCGGTGCGCGCTCGCTCAGGTTGGCGGTGCTGCTCGCCACTTACATGCAGTCGGCCAACCTGCCGCTGCCCAATGCGGTACTGCGGCTGATTCAAGGCAGCCTGTCGATGACCGACGACCAGGCTGGCTGGATCTTCACGGCGTACCTCGCGGCAAGCGCCATCACCCTGCCGATTGCCCAGTGGCTTGCCGGGCGTTTTGGCCTGAAGCTTGTCTATCAGGCCGCGCTGGCCTTCTTCGTCCTCGGCTTGCTGCTGGCGACGGTGGCCACGACGCCGCTGCAATTCATCGGTGCGCGAATCATCCAGGGCCTGGCCAGTGGTGTTCTGGCGCCCCTGTCGATGGCGATTGCCATGGAAACGCTGGCGCCCGAGAAGCGCATGAAGTTCGGCGCGACCTGGACCGTCATCGTGCTGCTGGGCATCGTCAGCGGCCCGAGCATCGGTGGCTGGATCGCCGAACATTTCGACTGGCGCCCGATCTTCTACATCAGCCTTCCGCTGTCGGCGTACATCTTCCTGGTCGTGGCCCTGTTGCTGGCCGAGAAAAAAGCTGACAAGGCGCCGTCCTTCGATTTCTTCGGCTTTGGCAGTTTCACCCTCGGCCTGATCAGCCTGCAGATGCTGCTCGACCGTGGTGAACGCCTGGACTGGTTCGACTCGGCGGAAATCTGGATCGAGGCACTGGCCTGTGGGCTGGGGTTGTACTGGTTCATGGTGCACCGGTTGACCCGCAAGGCGCATTTCCTCAACAAGCGCCTGTTCCACGATCGCAATTTCGTGCTGTCGACCGTCATCTTTTTCGCCGTGGGTTTCGTGCTGCTGTCGACCATGGCGCTGACCTCGCCGATGCTCGATGAAATTCTCGGCTACCCGCCAGACACCACCGGTGCGCTGACCATCCCGCGCGGCCTCGGGCTGGTGGGTGCGTTTGTGCTGATGGGGCGGCTGCCCGAGCGCTTCGACCGACGGCTGCTCGTGGCGGCAGGCGTGGCCCTGGTGATCTATGCCAATGCCCTGATGCTGGATTTTTCGCCCTTGATGGACTGGTCGCCAGTAGCGGTTGCGGGCGCCATCCAGGGGATCGGCATCGGCATGTTGATGCCAGCACTGACCAAGGTGGCGTTCAGCACCCTCGACCCCGCGCTGCGTGCGGAGGGTACCGGCCTGTTCAATCTTTCGCGTGTCTACGGCAGCACCCTGGGCGTGGCGATCGTGCAGATTTTTTTCTTCAACAATACCCAGGCGATGCACCTGGCGCTGGTCAGCAACGTGACGCCCTATCGCGCCGCCGCCCATTTCGGCACGGCGTCGATACCCTTGCCGGCACTGGAAGGGCTTAACCACATGATCACCCACCAGGCCGCGTTCATCGCCGTCGTCGACCAGTTCAAGATCCTGCTGGTGGCGATGCTGGTGGTGAGCCCGCTGGTGGTCTTTCTTCGCAAGCCGAAACCGGCCAACTAG
- a CDS encoding BCCT family transporter gives MRAQSGLLKGLNPNVTVASILAVILFVVFCAFKDEQAAKAFEMASVFILHNFKWYYIALISGVLGVLLYISISRFGNLKLGTEQDVPEFIFASWIAMLFSAGMGIGLIFWSVAEPMLHYADNPFSKGLTDESATLAMRITLFHWGLHPWAIFSMIGLSLAYFAYRKGLPLALRSLLYPLIGDRIYGWIGHVVDIMGVVITAFGVSQSLGLGVVQINTGLHQVFGIPVSVGLQLSIILFVSIVACISLLAGLSKGMKRISTLNMYLSFILMLAVLAIGPTRYILNLMFESTGDYVQNIVGLSFWMDTQKDSEWQNWWTAFYWPWWMTWGPFVGLFIARISKGRTIRELVIGALVVPTMVTILWMSVFGGAALKNEQQDRQAYQASVASQVVTQEQPKFEGGTVLLATKKETTAAMFTLLQSLDGKAIGAALSILVCVLLGVHFVTTADAGTQVLCTLCALGSTNPPNWIRLLWCILEGAIAAGLLLAGGLKAIQMASIAAGLPIAMLLLVMSYTLIHSLRKEMPAVPAWTPALDRLPQQERSAQEGRDALAATPVY, from the coding sequence ATGCGTGCTCAATCCGGCCTGTTGAAAGGCCTTAATCCGAATGTGACTGTTGCTTCGATATTAGCGGTGATCCTGTTTGTCGTGTTCTGTGCATTTAAAGATGAACAGGCAGCCAAGGCGTTTGAAATGGCTTCGGTGTTTATCCTGCACAACTTCAAATGGTATTACATCGCCCTGATCAGTGGTGTGTTGGGCGTACTGCTGTATATATCGATCAGCCGTTTCGGTAACTTGAAACTTGGCACCGAACAGGATGTTCCCGAGTTCATTTTCGCTTCATGGATTGCCATGCTGTTCAGCGCGGGAATGGGCATCGGACTGATTTTCTGGTCCGTCGCCGAACCCATGCTGCACTACGCCGACAACCCGTTCTCCAAGGGCTTGACGGACGAGTCCGCCACCCTGGCGATGCGCATCACACTGTTCCACTGGGGCCTGCACCCGTGGGCGATCTTCTCCATGATCGGCCTGAGCCTGGCGTATTTCGCCTACCGTAAAGGTTTGCCGCTGGCCCTGCGGTCGCTGCTTTACCCGCTGATTGGCGATCGTATCTACGGCTGGATCGGCCATGTGGTCGATATCATGGGGGTGGTCATCACCGCCTTTGGTGTTTCCCAGTCGCTTGGCCTCGGTGTGGTGCAGATCAATACCGGATTGCATCAGGTCTTCGGTATTCCGGTGAGTGTCGGGTTGCAGTTATCGATCATTCTGTTTGTCAGTATCGTTGCCTGCATTTCACTGTTGGCCGGACTGTCCAAAGGTATGAAGCGAATCTCCACGCTCAATATGTACCTGTCCTTTATCTTGATGCTGGCTGTATTGGCGATCGGTCCGACCCGTTACATTCTCAACTTGATGTTTGAATCCACCGGCGACTATGTGCAAAACATCGTTGGCCTGAGTTTCTGGATGGACACGCAAAAAGACAGCGAATGGCAAAACTGGTGGACGGCGTTCTACTGGCCATGGTGGATGACCTGGGGTCCATTTGTCGGTCTGTTCATCGCGCGTATTTCCAAAGGCCGGACCATCCGTGAACTGGTGATCGGGGCGCTGGTGGTGCCGACCATGGTGACCATCCTGTGGATGTCGGTGTTCGGTGGCGCGGCGCTGAAAAACGAGCAGCAGGACAGGCAGGCCTACCAGGCATCCGTCGCCAGCCAGGTGGTGACCCAGGAGCAGCCGAAGTTCGAAGGCGGCACCGTGTTGCTCGCCACCAAGAAAGAAACCACGGCGGCCATGTTCACCTTGCTGCAGTCGCTCGATGGCAAGGCCATTGGCGCCGCGCTGTCGATCCTGGTCTGCGTGTTGCTGGGTGTGCACTTTGTCACCACCGCGGATGCCGGCACCCAGGTCCTGTGCACCCTGTGTGCGTTGGGCAGCACCAATCCGCCGAACTGGATCAGGCTGCTCTGGTGCATTCTCGAAGGTGCCATTGCCGCAGGGCTGTTGCTGGCCGGGGGACTCAAGGCCATTCAGATGGCGAGTATCGCCGCCGGTTTGCCGATCGCCATGTTGCTGTTGGTGATGTCCTATACGCTGATCCACAGCTTGCGCAAGGAGATGCCCGCCGTGCCGGCCTGGACGCCTGCGCTGGATCGCCTGCCGCAGCAGGAGCGTTCGGCACAAGAGGGGCGTGATGCGCTGGCGGCAACACCCGTCTACTGA
- a CDS encoding aldo/keto reductase has translation MSYEAFHDELRDTRFALNHGSGQLPAVGFGTLFKDLGVTTQAITHALETGFRHFDCAERYRNEESVGVALRAFMDAGKARRVDLFITTKLWNTNHRPERVLPAFEASCRRLQVDYIDCYLIHTPFAFQAGDDQDPRDAFGHVLYDSGVTLIDTWRALEQLVDEGRCRSIGLSDITLEALKEIVAVARIKPAVVQVESHPYLPEWELLEFCKEHGIILLAFAPLGHGMEPNVLEDEVIQGIARHLQRTPAQVALAWAVQRGAAFLTTSATLGHIQENFDITTLPHRAMLEIRQEITTRIRFNSVVETGVPGFIPRKK, from the coding sequence ATGTCCTACGAAGCCTTCCACGATGAACTACGCGATACCCGGTTTGCCCTCAATCACGGTTCGGGGCAGCTGCCCGCCGTGGGTTTCGGCACCCTGTTCAAGGACCTCGGCGTAACCACCCAGGCGATCACCCACGCGTTGGAAACCGGCTTCCGCCATTTCGATTGTGCGGAGCGTTATCGCAATGAGGAAAGTGTCGGCGTTGCCCTGCGCGCTTTTATGGACGCCGGCAAAGCACGGCGCGTAGACCTGTTCATCACCACCAAGCTGTGGAACACCAACCACCGGCCCGAGCGGGTGTTGCCGGCCTTTGAAGCCAGTTGCCGACGGCTGCAGGTGGACTACATCGATTGCTACCTGATCCACACGCCCTTCGCTTTTCAAGCCGGGGATGACCAGGACCCCAGGGATGCCTTTGGCCATGTCCTCTACGATTCCGGCGTGACCCTGATCGACACCTGGCGGGCCCTTGAGCAACTGGTGGATGAAGGTCGCTGCCGGTCCATCGGCCTGTCGGACATCACCCTGGAGGCGCTGAAAGAGATCGTCGCCGTGGCGCGGATCAAGCCCGCGGTGGTGCAAGTCGAATCCCACCCTTACCTGCCGGAATGGGAGTTGCTGGAATTCTGCAAAGAGCACGGGATCATCCTCCTGGCCTTCGCGCCGCTGGGCCACGGCATGGAACCGAACGTGCTGGAAGACGAGGTGATCCAGGGCATCGCCCGGCACTTGCAAAGAACCCCGGCGCAAGTGGCACTGGCCTGGGCGGTACAGCGCGGCGCCGCGTTCTTGACCACCTCGGCGACCCTGGGCCATATCCAGGAAAACTTCGATATCACCACCCTGCCCCACCGGGCCATGCTGGAAATTCGCCAGGAGATCACAACGCGGATACGCTTCAACTCGGTAGTGGAAACCGGCGTACCGGGATTCATCCCGCGCAAGAAATGA